A window of Cohnella herbarum contains these coding sequences:
- the modB gene encoding molybdate ABC transporter permease subunit, whose product MDGHEFLDPVILSVKVSAIASVLVFGLAVLFARWMAKAKFWGKSLVETVLLLPLVLPPTVVGFVLLVALGRRSLIGEWYERLFAGPILFTWGVAVIAAVVIAFPLAYRTMRAGFEGVDRDLEDSARALGATEWQVFRYITMPLAAQALRAGYILGFARALGEFGATLMVAGNIPGRTQTIPTAIYVAVDGGSMRMAWTWVAVMIFMAFVMLLVANRQSKK is encoded by the coding sequence TTGGACGGGCATGAGTTTCTAGACCCCGTCATCCTTTCGGTGAAGGTGTCGGCGATCGCGAGTGTGCTCGTTTTCGGACTTGCGGTGCTTTTCGCGCGCTGGATGGCGAAAGCGAAGTTCTGGGGCAAAAGTCTCGTGGAGACGGTTTTGCTGCTTCCGCTGGTGTTGCCGCCGACGGTTGTCGGCTTCGTTCTGCTCGTTGCGCTTGGGAGACGAAGCTTGATCGGAGAATGGTACGAGAGACTTTTCGCGGGTCCCATTTTGTTTACATGGGGCGTAGCGGTCATCGCTGCCGTCGTGATCGCTTTTCCGTTGGCTTACCGAACGATGAGGGCCGGATTCGAGGGCGTTGATCGCGACTTGGAAGATTCGGCAAGAGCGCTGGGAGCAACGGAATGGCAAGTGTTCCGTTATATCACGATGCCATTGGCTGCACAAGCGTTGAGAGCCGGCTACATACTGGGGTTCGCGAGAGCGCTTGGAGAATTCGGCGCGACATTGATGGTGGCCGGGAACATCCCCGGACGAACGCAAACGATTCCGACGGCCATCTACGTGGCCGTTGACGGCGGCAGCATGAGGATGGCATGGACGTGGGTAGCGGTTATGATTTTCATGGCTTTCGTAATGCTGCTTGTCGCGAATCGTCAATCGAAGAAGTAA
- a CDS encoding NADPH-dependent FMN reductase — protein MLKIAVLIGSLRQGSYNMQLAHTMKERYINKLDLEIADIRSLPFFDQDIELNPPSVVKELLRKITAADGVLIITPEYNWSVPGVLKNAIDWLSRVDKVLIGKPVMTAGVSPGMMGTIRAQLHLREILASPGIQAKLLPPAGNEIYISSAGLKFDETTSRLVDESTLRFIDRVVDKFIDFANS, from the coding sequence ATGCTGAAAATCGCCGTACTTATCGGAAGTCTTAGACAAGGTTCCTACAATATGCAATTGGCTCATACGATGAAGGAACGTTATATTAACAAATTAGACCTAGAAATCGCGGACATTCGATCTCTTCCGTTTTTCGATCAAGATATCGAGTTAAATCCGCCGTCGGTGGTGAAAGAACTGCTGCGCAAAATTACGGCAGCGGATGGAGTCCTCATCATTACTCCCGAATATAACTGGTCGGTACCCGGGGTGCTTAAGAATGCCATCGATTGGTTATCGCGGGTTGATAAAGTACTGATCGGCAAACCGGTTATGACCGCAGGGGTATCTCCGGGAATGATGGGAACGATTAGGGCGCAGCTTCATCTGCGTGAAATCTTGGCAAGTCCAGGCATTCAGGCTAAGCTTCTGCCTCCCGCGGGCAACGAGATTTACATTAGTTCGGCGGGCTTGAAATTCGACGAAACGACTAGCCGGTTGGTCGACGAGTCTACCTTGCGTTTCATCGACCGCGTCGTAGACAAGTTTATCGATTTTGCGAACTCCTAA
- the modA gene encoding molybdate ABC transporter substrate-binding protein gives MLRRGILAAVCTALLFGLISIPAESASAKERTTLLVSAAASLKDGLDRIEEIYEKSHPDIDLQFNLGSSGTLQKQIEQGAPADIFLSAGKKQMDALIDAKLIAKSMVLLKNDLVLVVPSDSNLQIKSVKELTDKSIKKVAIGQPESVPAGQYAKETLEVRKVWEPLKSKLVYAKDVRQVLTYVESGNAEAGFVYRTDALSSNKVKIALKVHSYAHKPIVYPAAVLKESKHSEEANEFYEYLQSSEAKAVFTSFGFKLP, from the coding sequence ATGCTAAGAAGAGGGATACTAGCGGCAGTCTGCACGGCATTGTTATTCGGTTTGATTTCCATTCCGGCCGAGTCGGCGAGCGCGAAAGAGAGAACAACATTGCTCGTTTCCGCGGCCGCGAGTTTGAAGGACGGTCTTGACCGGATCGAGGAAATTTACGAGAAGTCCCACCCGGACATCGATTTGCAATTTAATCTCGGTTCTTCCGGCACGCTTCAGAAACAGATCGAACAAGGTGCTCCTGCCGATATATTCCTATCTGCCGGGAAGAAGCAAATGGATGCTTTGATAGACGCTAAGTTGATAGCTAAGAGTATGGTATTATTAAAGAACGATCTCGTTCTTGTCGTACCGTCGGATTCGAATCTTCAAATCAAATCCGTGAAAGAGCTTACGGACAAATCGATCAAGAAAGTCGCCATCGGACAACCGGAGAGCGTACCGGCGGGCCAATACGCCAAGGAAACGCTTGAAGTTCGCAAAGTATGGGAACCGTTGAAAAGCAAGCTCGTCTATGCGAAAGACGTTCGTCAAGTGTTAACCTATGTAGAGAGCGGCAACGCGGAAGCGGGATTCGTCTACCGTACCGACGCGTTGTCTTCCAATAAAGTAAAGATCGCTTTAAAGGTACATTCTTACGCGCATAAGCCTATCGTGTATCCTGCGGCGGTTCTTAAGGAGTCCAAGCATTCGGAAGAAGCGAACGAATTCTATGAATACTTACAGTCGAGCGAGGCTAAGGCCGTTTTCACAAGCTTCGGATTCAAGCTTCCTTAA
- a CDS encoding helix-turn-helix transcriptional regulator, translating into MTNESYTTEEVAKLLKISKLTVYDLLKKGELSSYRVGKQMRVDASDLEAFKLRSKGLTANDSATLDFPPSTIQQQISSSRGHVGERQLVITGQDTSLDILSKYMEKQMTGIRPLRSFNGSMDSLVSMYRGESDIVSTHLLDGDSGEYNLPYIRKLFVGQSYVVVRLLSRAAGLYVRNGNPKTIFGWDDLFKQGVRIVNREKGSGARVLLDEQLRIRNLNPALLTGYSQEENTHLAVAGKVASNEADVGVGIEKAAQLIGGIDFIPLIQERYDIVMLKRPENKDWIGSVIGIVRSDAFKSELRQIHGYDLALTGQVLLET; encoded by the coding sequence ATGACGAACGAGTCTTACACGACCGAGGAAGTCGCGAAATTGCTCAAGATCTCCAAGCTCACCGTCTACGACCTGCTCAAGAAGGGCGAACTGTCCTCCTATCGCGTCGGCAAACAAATGCGCGTCGACGCCAGCGACCTCGAAGCCTTCAAGCTCAGATCCAAAGGCTTAACCGCAAACGATAGCGCAACGTTAGATTTTCCGCCTTCAACAATCCAACAGCAAATATCTTCCTCCAGAGGTCATGTCGGAGAACGGCAACTCGTCATCACGGGACAGGACACTAGCTTGGATATCCTCTCTAAGTACATGGAGAAACAAATGACGGGAATACGTCCCCTTCGCTCGTTCAATGGCAGCATGGATAGCCTAGTATCGATGTACCGAGGGGAATCGGATATCGTAAGCACCCATCTCCTGGACGGCGATAGCGGCGAGTACAATCTCCCTTACATACGCAAGTTGTTCGTCGGTCAATCTTACGTCGTCGTCCGATTGTTATCCCGCGCCGCAGGCTTGTACGTCCGGAACGGAAATCCGAAAACGATCTTCGGCTGGGATGACTTGTTTAAGCAAGGCGTTCGTATCGTTAATCGGGAAAAAGGCTCGGGAGCGAGGGTGTTGTTAGATGAACAGCTGCGAATAAGGAATCTGAACCCCGCCTTGCTAACCGGTTATTCCCAAGAGGAGAACACGCATCTCGCGGTGGCGGGCAAAGTTGCATCCAATGAAGCCGACGTTGGGGTCGGGATTGAAAAAGCGGCCCAACTCATCGGGGGCATTGATTTTATCCCCCTCATACAGGAACGGTACGACATCGTCATGCTGAAGCGCCCCGAGAACAAAGATTGGATCGGGTCGGTCATCGGCATCGTCCGGTCGGACGCGTTCAAGAGCGAGCTTCGGCAGATACACGGTTACGACCTTGCTTTAACCGGACAGGTCTTACTGGAAACTTAA
- a CDS encoding MarR family winged helix-turn-helix transcriptional regulator, with amino-acid sequence MEDRQRIENIFASFREVNQAFHQSMLQLSQQIGITPIQYFVLKIVVEHPRIGLSELSEKIHSVTSTTSGIVDRMVKAGWVSRDRPANNRRSICLTATASGEELRRKLNELRISQLSSSLLRLSEEDEQHMLRVHKQIVNIIQRQREEENHE; translated from the coding sequence ATGGAAGATAGACAAAGAATAGAAAATATATTCGCATCCTTCCGTGAAGTGAACCAAGCTTTTCATCAATCCATGCTGCAATTATCGCAGCAAATCGGGATTACTCCGATTCAGTATTTCGTACTGAAGATCGTCGTGGAGCATCCAAGAATAGGCCTTAGCGAGCTTTCGGAGAAAATTCATTCGGTAACTAGCACGACCAGCGGGATCGTCGACAGAATGGTGAAGGCGGGATGGGTGTCGCGCGATCGACCGGCGAACAATCGCCGTTCCATCTGTTTAACGGCTACGGCTTCCGGAGAGGAGTTGAGACGGAAGCTGAACGAGTTGAGAATTTCTCAGCTTTCAAGCTCGCTGCTGAGGTTATCGGAAGAAGACGAGCAACACATGTTACGGGTACACAAACAGATCGTCAACATTATACAGAGACAGAGAGAGGAAGAGAATCATGAGTAA
- a CDS encoding ATP-dependent DNA helicase produces the protein MNRYPFEFEHSKPFMQQVGEWVADVFYDLLPEAGFEVRDEQIYMAFQLERAFADKQTIFAEAGVGTGKTLVYLLYAICYARYHRKPVIVACADESLIEQLVKPEGDIAKLARHLELVIDARLGKSQDRYLCLAKLEHARTDYEDVEIYKALYEELPSFVHKSEGMQAFHAYGDRKQYPHLNDAQWERINWDPYQDCFVCDKRHRCGQTLSREHYRQSTDLIICSHDFYMEHIWTYEGRKREGQLPLLPDHCAVVFDEGHLLESAAQKALTYRIKHNIFEELITRLLKNEIRETLAVLIDEAIERSEALFALLERQSLSIPGSDRRQIVLNDELQREVTRFRGVLDGIEEELVFESELYVLDDYQLRIVEEHLEMMQKALSLFQSSSSLICWATESSTGLTLVIMPKAVKEVLRERVFGLKMPVVFSSATLSVNGSFDYLAYSLGVENYLSFSVDSPYEYANRMEVLAPRWENGSDFAEKMATAVRMLQRTEGRALILFPSKEELRQFKEAIASFQEIADINFGYEGDREISHLIADFQRDETSVLCAVTLWEGLDVPGPSLSNVIVWSLPFPPQDPVFTAMRQEAESSFEEVDMPYMLLRLKQGIGRLIRSREDSGIIAILSEEIHEDVQLREQIQSLLPQGVELKLN, from the coding sequence TTGAATCGGTATCCTTTTGAATTCGAGCATTCCAAACCATTCATGCAACAGGTCGGGGAATGGGTTGCGGATGTGTTTTACGACCTCTTGCCGGAAGCGGGCTTCGAAGTTCGCGACGAGCAAATCTACATGGCGTTCCAGCTCGAGCGGGCATTCGCCGACAAGCAGACGATCTTCGCCGAAGCCGGAGTAGGGACCGGGAAGACGCTCGTCTATTTGTTGTACGCCATTTGTTACGCTCGATATCACCGCAAACCGGTTATCGTCGCATGCGCCGACGAGTCGTTAATCGAACAGCTCGTTAAACCGGAAGGCGACATTGCCAAGCTGGCCAGGCATCTGGAGCTCGTTATCGACGCAAGACTAGGGAAGTCCCAGGACCGTTACTTATGCTTGGCTAAGCTGGAGCATGCCAGAACGGATTACGAGGACGTCGAAATTTACAAAGCTTTATATGAAGAGTTACCTTCATTCGTCCACAAGAGCGAAGGAATGCAAGCCTTCCACGCTTACGGAGATCGGAAACAATATCCTCACCTGAACGATGCGCAGTGGGAGAGAATCAATTGGGATCCGTATCAGGATTGCTTCGTGTGCGATAAGAGGCACCGCTGCGGGCAAACGTTATCGCGCGAACATTACAGGCAATCGACGGATTTGATTATTTGCTCGCACGATTTCTATATGGAACATATTTGGACGTACGAAGGACGGAAGAGGGAAGGTCAGCTTCCGCTGCTGCCGGACCATTGCGCGGTCGTCTTCGACGAAGGACACCTACTGGAATCCGCGGCGCAGAAGGCGTTAACTTATCGGATTAAGCACAACATCTTCGAAGAGTTGATCACCCGGCTGTTGAAGAACGAGATTCGCGAGACGTTGGCCGTCCTTATCGACGAAGCGATCGAACGGAGCGAGGCCTTGTTCGCGTTGCTCGAACGTCAGAGCTTGTCCATTCCGGGTTCCGATCGCAGACAAATCGTGTTGAACGACGAGCTCCAGCGAGAGGTGACGCGATTCCGCGGCGTTCTGGACGGAATCGAGGAAGAGCTCGTCTTCGAGAGCGAGCTGTACGTGTTGGACGACTACCAGCTTCGAATCGTGGAGGAGCATCTCGAAATGATGCAGAAGGCGCTGAGCTTATTCCAAAGCTCTAGCTCGCTGATCTGCTGGGCTACGGAAAGCTCGACCGGCCTCACGCTCGTCATCATGCCGAAAGCCGTCAAGGAAGTGTTGCGCGAGCGCGTATTCGGCTTGAAGATGCCTGTCGTATTCTCGTCCGCAACGTTGTCCGTTAACGGGTCGTTCGATTATTTGGCTTACAGCCTCGGCGTCGAGAATTACTTGTCGTTCAGCGTCGATTCCCCGTACGAGTACGCGAATCGGATGGAAGTACTCGCGCCTAGGTGGGAGAACGGATCCGACTTCGCGGAGAAAATGGCGACGGCCGTGCGAATGCTCCAACGGACGGAAGGGAGAGCGCTGATCTTATTCCCTTCCAAGGAAGAGCTTAGACAGTTCAAAGAAGCGATCGCTTCATTCCAGGAAATCGCGGATATTAACTTCGGTTATGAAGGAGACCGGGAAATCAGCCATTTGATCGCCGATTTCCAACGCGACGAAACAAGCGTATTGTGCGCGGTCACCCTATGGGAGGGATTGGATGTCCCGGGGCCGTCTTTGTCGAACGTGATCGTGTGGTCGCTTCCTTTTCCCCCGCAGGATCCTGTGTTTACGGCGATGCGCCAAGAAGCGGAATCTTCATTCGAAGAGGTGGACATGCCTTATATGCTGCTCCGTCTCAAGCAAGGAATAGGGCGCTTGATCCGTTCCCGGGAAGACTCCGGTATCATCGCGATTCTGAGCGAGGAAATCCACGAGGACGTCCAACTGCGAGAGCAAATTCAAAGTTTGTTGCCGCAGGGCGTTGAACTGAAGTTAAATTAA
- the pdxR gene encoding MocR-like pyridoxine biosynthesis transcription factor PdxR has translation MEWKPDKSLQVPIYIQISDYFEARIRNGEYPSGSSLPSERVLAAQLGVNRSTIVSAYDQLNSLGIVNRIKGFGTVVSPTPTGEGHMKRVPDWEEYVKGGFLRLNDPITRQIHKIVGSDKPYINFAIGELSADLFPVTLLQEAHNRLEISQYLGYEHIQGNYKLRESIANHLRTHRNIVSSASSVLVTSGAQQALQLIIQCLLKPGDAVAIEDPSYCYSLPIFHSAGLRTYRLPVEQEGIDPEQVESLYKQHRVKMVFVNPIYHNPTGTTLSYERRKRLLDISTKYGIAIVEDDPYSLTSYDQRSESTLKSLDQDGSVLYVSSLSKMISSGLRIGWIAGPQSVITRLTDAKQQLDFGHANIPQWIAAQLLASAELDNHLTKLKIGLRHKLELTMRTLRAELGDEVRFHEPAGGIHLWCELAREWDVQRLFNHAIQAGVVFTPGSTLGSQARYVRLTYSKVDDSSIVEGIRKFAAAYRESKQDRKVQLLTPHD, from the coding sequence ATGGAGTGGAAACCGGATAAATCGTTGCAGGTTCCGATATATATTCAGATTTCGGATTATTTCGAGGCTAGAATCCGGAACGGGGAATACCCGTCGGGCAGCTCGCTTCCTTCCGAACGGGTACTAGCCGCTCAACTAGGCGTCAATCGCAGCACGATCGTCTCCGCCTACGACCAATTGAATTCTCTTGGAATCGTTAACCGAATCAAAGGATTCGGCACCGTTGTTTCACCGACTCCGACCGGAGAAGGGCACATGAAACGCGTCCCGGATTGGGAGGAATACGTCAAAGGCGGATTTCTTCGTCTTAACGATCCCATCACCCGGCAAATTCACAAGATCGTCGGATCGGACAAGCCTTATATTAATTTTGCGATCGGTGAATTAAGCGCCGACTTATTCCCGGTTACCCTTCTCCAAGAAGCGCATAATCGATTAGAGATCAGTCAATACCTAGGCTATGAACATATTCAGGGGAACTATAAGCTTAGGGAGAGCATCGCGAATCACTTGCGAACGCACAGAAATATCGTTTCCTCTGCCTCTTCCGTATTAGTCACTTCCGGAGCTCAGCAAGCGTTGCAGCTCATTATCCAATGTTTACTGAAGCCGGGGGACGCGGTCGCCATCGAGGATCCTTCCTATTGTTATTCCTTGCCGATATTCCATTCGGCGGGATTAAGAACTTATCGATTACCGGTAGAACAGGAGGGGATCGATCCCGAGCAGGTCGAGTCGCTCTACAAGCAGCATCGGGTCAAAATGGTGTTCGTGAACCCGATTTACCATAATCCGACCGGAACTACCCTCTCCTACGAACGAAGAAAAAGACTGCTGGATATTTCCACGAAATACGGAATCGCGATCGTCGAAGATGACCCGTATAGTCTGACCAGTTACGACCAACGTTCAGAAAGCACGTTGAAGTCGCTGGATCAAGATGGTTCAGTTCTCTATGTGAGCTCCTTGTCCAAAATGATTTCTTCGGGGCTGCGTATCGGATGGATCGCGGGGCCGCAATCCGTAATTACGCGGCTTACGGATGCCAAGCAGCAGTTGGATTTCGGACACGCCAATATTCCCCAGTGGATCGCAGCTCAACTGCTCGCCTCGGCGGAATTGGATAACCATCTGACTAAGCTGAAGATCGGTTTGCGTCACAAGCTGGAGCTAACGATGAGAACCCTGCGGGCTGAGCTCGGCGATGAGGTCCGCTTCCACGAACCGGCCGGGGGCATACATCTTTGGTGCGAGCTGGCTAGAGAGTGGGATGTTCAGCGGTTATTTAACCATGCCATCCAAGCCGGCGTCGTGTTTACGCCAGGTTCGACGCTCGGCTCGCAAGCACGTTACGTTCGGCTCACTTATAGCAAGGTGGACGACTCGAGCATCGTCGAGGGGATCCGGAAGTTCGCCGCCGCTTATCGGGAATCGAAACAGGACCGAAAAGTTCAGCTTCTAACCCCGCATGATTAA
- a CDS encoding glycosyl hydrolase family 18 protein: MHRLLSRSGIFLLAFILCSSSFTALSRPASAAASLPFDDISINYATNAIVRLSQLHIIEGTGERKFEPHLAITRAEFVTMLGKLFALSPSTGPITEFRDLSRSAWYYGWVLTGVQIGYVQGTSPTLFAPTQAVTRQEAAVLMARALKQPNGSSTVGADDYSDRSRIDSWAASSVSRLRQLHLMEGDNQGNFRPKASITRQEAAVFLDRVLQREDWAKQIRQNPVEKIQLGWQYGQTTKQFEQQVASSNVNTLSPRWFFLGKSGVMDDYSDPSLLTWAHQHGKKVWAMVGNRSDLENTHQMLSSPTQRKAFVSKLVGAVKTYGIDGLNIDFENVDAQDRDTMTPFIKELGLALDEINVVLSVNVSPDLGTDWTEAFDYAALGKIADYIVLMGYDEHWGGGSTAGSISSVPWLRSGLKKLLAEVPARKTILALPFYTRDWYTNASGMHSDVWSLVEQNKAVLANNLFPVWNETLGQYYTSYLKNGVKHQMWLDDGRSLSRKMLVGEDSALAGYGYWYMGGESLDVWPSLRNIMKYHSYRFA; this comes from the coding sequence ATGCATCGGTTATTATCCCGCAGCGGCATATTTTTGCTCGCGTTTATCTTATGTTCAAGCAGCTTCACCGCGTTATCTCGGCCCGCCTCGGCCGCGGCTTCATTGCCGTTCGACGATATCTCTATCAATTATGCGACGAATGCAATCGTCCGCCTCTCGCAACTACATATCATAGAAGGAACGGGAGAGCGCAAATTCGAACCTCATTTAGCAATTACGAGAGCCGAATTCGTAACAATGCTCGGGAAGCTGTTTGCTCTCTCGCCTTCAACGGGCCCGATTACCGAGTTCAGAGATCTCTCCCGCTCCGCATGGTATTACGGTTGGGTGCTCACCGGCGTGCAGATAGGTTACGTCCAAGGAACCTCGCCTACCCTTTTCGCGCCGACTCAAGCCGTCACTAGGCAAGAAGCCGCGGTATTAATGGCCAGAGCTTTGAAGCAGCCGAACGGGAGCTCAACCGTCGGTGCCGACGATTATTCGGACCGGAGCCGGATTGACTCTTGGGCGGCTTCTTCCGTGTCGCGCTTGCGCCAGCTTCATCTAATGGAAGGAGACAATCAAGGAAACTTCCGTCCGAAAGCCTCGATTACGAGACAAGAAGCGGCGGTATTCCTCGATCGGGTACTTCAACGGGAGGATTGGGCGAAGCAGATTCGTCAGAATCCCGTCGAGAAAATCCAGCTAGGCTGGCAATACGGGCAAACGACGAAACAGTTCGAGCAGCAAGTCGCGTCCTCTAACGTGAACACCTTATCTCCGCGATGGTTTTTCCTAGGCAAATCAGGCGTTATGGATGATTACTCCGATCCTTCGTTGCTGACGTGGGCACATCAACATGGCAAGAAAGTATGGGCGATGGTCGGCAATCGGTCCGATCTGGAGAACACGCATCAAATGTTATCCTCGCCTACCCAACGCAAAGCATTTGTAAGCAAGCTTGTTGGCGCCGTAAAGACTTACGGGATCGATGGGTTAAATATCGACTTCGAAAACGTGGATGCCCAAGACCGCGATACGATGACCCCGTTCATTAAAGAGTTGGGCTTAGCGCTGGACGAGATTAACGTAGTGTTATCGGTGAATGTTTCTCCGGATTTAGGAACGGATTGGACGGAAGCATTCGACTATGCCGCACTGGGGAAAATCGCCGATTACATTGTTCTAATGGGATACGACGAGCATTGGGGCGGCGGATCTACTGCCGGTTCGATCTCATCCGTTCCCTGGCTGCGGTCCGGCTTGAAGAAGCTGCTTGCGGAAGTCCCCGCGAGGAAAACGATTCTTGCTCTGCCCTTCTATACGCGAGATTGGTACACGAACGCTTCCGGCATGCATTCCGACGTCTGGAGTCTTGTCGAGCAGAATAAAGCCGTGCTGGCGAACAACTTATTCCCGGTCTGGAACGAGACGCTCGGACAATACTATACAAGCTACCTGAAAAACGGCGTTAAACACCAAATGTGGCTCGATGACGGACGCTCCCTGTCCCGGAAAATGCTCGTCGGTGAAGACAGTGCCCTTGCGGGATACGGATATTGGTATATGGGCGGAGAAAGCTTGGATGTCTGGCCTAGTTTACGTAACATAATGAAATATCATTCTTACCGGTTCGCGTAG
- a CDS encoding cation:proton antiporter encodes MEFILYLILILFFTKVFGDLFVRLGQPAVLGKLIVGILLGPAVLGWIEQGSFIDEVSEIGVLLLMFIAGLETDLEQLRRNIKSAFAVAIGGIVLPFIGGYGMGLAFGLSQNFSLFLGVVLSATSVSISVQVLKDMDKLNSREGTTILGAAVIDDVIVVILLAIMMSVIGTGEEVSIGLLIGKKALFFIAVFVVGWFVVPKVMKWMAPLRVSEAVISAALVICFSFAYFAEWLQMAGIIGAFAAGIAVAQTEFKHSVEEKIEPIAYSLFVPVFFVSIGLNVSFAGMGNQWGLVIAMTVMACLTKLLGGWIGARTTGFNSRSSLAIGAGMISRGEVALIIASTGLQAGLVLPEYFTSIVIVVILTTLVTPPLLKMFLKDVKPSY; translated from the coding sequence ATGGAATTTATTCTTTATTTGATTTTGATTCTATTTTTTACGAAGGTGTTCGGCGATCTGTTCGTCCGATTGGGACAGCCGGCGGTGCTTGGCAAGCTGATCGTCGGGATACTACTAGGTCCTGCCGTACTCGGTTGGATCGAGCAAGGGAGCTTCATCGACGAAGTATCGGAGATCGGGGTACTGTTGCTCATGTTCATCGCGGGACTGGAGACGGATCTCGAGCAGCTGCGCCGAAATATTAAGTCCGCCTTTGCCGTGGCAATCGGGGGAATCGTACTGCCCTTTATCGGGGGCTACGGGATGGGACTCGCTTTCGGGTTGAGCCAGAACTTCTCCCTCTTCCTTGGCGTGGTCTTGTCCGCTACATCGGTCAGTATATCCGTACAAGTCCTTAAGGATATGGATAAATTGAATTCTCGAGAAGGGACGACGATTCTTGGGGCGGCCGTCATAGATGACGTAATAGTCGTAATTCTGTTAGCGATTATGATGAGCGTGATCGGAACGGGAGAAGAGGTGTCGATCGGACTTCTTATCGGCAAAAAGGCGCTCTTCTTCATCGCCGTATTCGTCGTCGGATGGTTTGTCGTACCTAAAGTGATGAAGTGGATGGCGCCGTTACGCGTGTCGGAAGCGGTAATCAGCGCTGCTTTGGTCATCTGTTTCTCCTTCGCTTATTTCGCGGAATGGCTGCAAATGGCCGGTATTATCGGAGCTTTCGCGGCAGGGATCGCGGTCGCGCAAACCGAGTTCAAGCATTCCGTGGAGGAGAAGATCGAGCCGATCGCTTACTCGCTATTCGTTCCTGTTTTCTTCGTCAGTATCGGCTTGAACGTATCCTTCGCAGGGATGGGCAACCAATGGGGGCTCGTGATCGCGATGACCGTCATGGCTTGTTTAACTAAGCTGTTGGGCGGCTGGATCGGCGCTCGCACGACCGGATTTAATTCAAGGTCTTCGCTGGCGATCGGGGCAGGCATGATATCGAGGGGAGAGGTGGCTCTGATCATCGCTTCCACGGGACTGCAAGCGGGATTGGTTCTGCCCGAGTATTTCACGTCGATCGTCATCGTCGTCATCTTAACGACGTTGGTTACTCCGCCGCTGTTGAAGATGTTCCTCAAGGATGTGAAACCGTCTTATTGA
- a CDS encoding DMT family transporter, whose amino-acid sequence MNKTSPPIPILIPLIIGMIAISFAPILVRYSDAPASVQGMYRMLFTVILMLPFGTRQLRTVKSISRKDWILLVLAGFFLALHFLLWMESLNFTSIASSTIILALEPVFVMIGAYFVFKDRIGKFALIGLIVALIGAICVGSGDIGLSGDAFKGDLLSFLGTIAVAVNMLIAKQILTRVSSYLYSLIVFAIAFVCFAFYNLAVGFNMGEYPVREWGIFVLLAIVPTVFGHMIFNWLLQYVKPTTISISVFAEPVGASLLGMLLFQEMITSFQLIGGAFIILGLLLYMRTEHSVKTISAEAA is encoded by the coding sequence GTGAACAAGACGTCCCCGCCTATCCCGATACTTATTCCTCTAATCATAGGCATGATCGCCATTTCCTTCGCTCCGATTCTCGTTCGCTATTCCGATGCGCCGGCTTCCGTTCAAGGGATGTACCGCATGTTATTCACCGTGATTCTCATGCTCCCATTCGGAACTCGACAGCTTCGAACGGTAAAATCGATATCGCGCAAAGATTGGATATTGCTTGTACTGGCCGGTTTTTTCCTGGCGTTGCATTTCTTGCTGTGGATGGAGTCGCTCAACTTTACTTCGATCGCCAGCTCTACGATCATTCTGGCTCTTGAACCCGTGTTCGTCATGATCGGCGCTTATTTCGTCTTCAAAGACAGAATCGGCAAGTTCGCGTTAATCGGGCTGATCGTTGCGCTCATCGGAGCAATCTGCGTCGGTTCTGGCGACATCGGCTTGTCGGGGGATGCCTTCAAGGGAGATCTTTTATCGTTTCTCGGCACCATAGCCGTAGCCGTAAACATGCTCATCGCCAAACAGATACTGACTCGCGTAAGTTCGTATCTCTATAGCTTAATCGTCTTCGCAATCGCGTTCGTCTGCTTTGCTTTCTATAACCTCGCGGTTGGATTTAACATGGGAGAGTATCCGGTAAGGGAATGGGGCATATTCGTCCTGCTGGCTATCGTTCCAACCGTATTCGGGCATATGATCTTTAACTGGCTGCTACAGTACGTGAAACCGACTACGATATCGATCTCTGTGTTCGCGGAACCGGTTGGCGCGAGCTTGCTGGGCATGCTCCTCTTCCAAGAGATGATCACCTCGTTCCAGCTCATTGGCGGAGCGTTCATCATCCTTGGCCTGCTACTGTACATGAGGACGGAACATTCCGTAAAGACGATTTCTGCGGAAGCCGCGTAA